The Drosophila bipectinata strain 14024-0381.07 chromosome 2L, DbipHiC1v2, whole genome shotgun sequence genome has a segment encoding these proteins:
- the LOC108125976 gene encoding probable multidrug resistance-associated protein lethal(2)03659 produces the protein MQSVNNEELPENPREHSNFLLTACFWYTIPTFIKGRKDTLGANDLYKVLKEHKSDTLGNQLGILWDQDMKTSKGKPSLIRVLLRKHGWYFGLLGLVLVLMEVVLRGLQPLLLRSLIYKYSQDSSSKTDGNIYAGALILSSSLGSIITHPYMFAVCHVCFKIRVGLGSLVYRKALRLSKASLNDTTAGHVVNLISNDLGQLDSIIYHGHYLWVGPLQMFLITFVMYQEIGFPAVLGVAFMLLFIPINLYVGKISARLRIKSVQCTDERVRLMREIITGIQAIKMYAWELPFERIVSYIRKKEVDVNRRRDFITVLHFSLSVFVSRASTFISLVGYAMIAQVLTSEVAFLIIAYYNILRETMSIFFAMGITQTAEYWVSLKRVQAFLQLEEMDQITAVEDPEENEVEGEETTLLSSTPHTKLVPRPLGAELYVYGLTAKWDPKSPECTLNEVSLQIKSGTLLAVVGLTGSGKSSLLQAILGELPVLSGEIKKRGSISYAAQEPWLFSGTVRQNILFGQPMDHQRYWKVVKDCALERDFDLLPFKDQTIVGDRGASLSGGQKARISLARAVYREASIYLLDDPLSAVDTHVARHIFEKCIRGYLRDRIVILVTHQLQFIQQCDEVMVLDKGQAVAAGSFESLRNSGVDFTILLKQAESDGTEKKSEEVPEGPSPLKMQRNQSERSLKSLGDLNSDEKSNKQEKGQEYQASGKVGLDVYLKYMRAGGGVTAFSLMLIAWAIFQGLSSMIDLFLTHWVNHNKGENSMEASEGKEYQTLIWLQDMGWSLDPKHFEILVYFLIVVLTNVAYLIAIMMLFRCTIAASVRMHNSMYRGISRASMYFFNTNPSGQILNRFSKDLVQIGEVLPRALQDFIKSFFALMGVATIIAVVNPILLIPTIVLGFLFYQVRVFYLKTSRDLKRIEAIARSPVYSHVTASLSGLSTIRAFESRHLLEQEFDSYQDMHSSAHFMLLSCSRAFANWLDFFCGIYTAIVTISFSFFPPENGALVGLAITQAMSLVAYVQWGLRQSAEVENIMTAVERVVEYEEIEPEGDLEALDDKKPPKSWPEEGNIVFDELSLRYVPDPKAENVLKALSFEIKPQEKVGIVGRTGAGKSSLINALFCLSYNDGIILIDKRDTDGMGLHDLRRKISIIPQEPVLFSGSIRYNLDPFEEYSDEKLWRSLEEVKLKEVVADLPCGLQSKIADGGTNFSVGQRQLVCLARAILRENRILVMDEATSNVDPQTDGLIQATIRNKFKKCTVLTIAHRLHTIMDSDKVLVMDAGRVLEFGTPYELLTEADSKVFHGMVKQTGQVTYDALLKIAQRVRSF, from the exons ATGCAATCAGTAAATAACGAAGAGCTTCCGGAAAATCCCCGGGAACATTCCAATTTTCTTTTAACGGCATGTTTCTg GTACACTATACCCACTTTTATCAAAGGACGAAAGGATACATTAGGTGCTAATGATTTGTACAAGGTCCTAAAAGAGCACAAGTCTG ATACTCTGGGAAACCAATTAGGTATCCTATGGGACCAAGATATGAAAACTTCAAAGGGTAAGCCCAGCCTTATAAGGGTTCTACTGCGGAAGCATGGCTGGTACTTCGGACTTCTCGGGCTCGTGTTGGTTTTAATGGAGGTTGTGCTCCGAGGACTGCAACCGCTTCTCCTGCGAAGccttatatataaatacagCCAGGATTCTAGCTCTAAAACGGATGGAAATATTTACGCAGGTGCACTAATATTGTCCAGTAGTCTAGGATCGATTATTACTCATCCATACATGTTCGCAGTGTGCCATGTTT GTTTCAAGATCCGCGTGGGCTTGGGCAGCTTGGTCTATCGAAAGGCTCTGCGGCTAAGCAAAGCATCCTTAAATGACACCACGGCAGGACATGTTGTTAATCTGATATCCAACGACTTGGGCCAACTTGACAGCATAATCTACCATGGCCACTATCTGTGGGTGGGTCCTTTGCAAATGTTTCTAATAACTTTTGTAATGTACCAGGAG ATTGGATTTCCTGCCGTGCTTGGAGTCGCTTTTATGCTGCTCTTCATTCCAATTAATCTATAcgtaggaaaaatttcggcACGGCTGAGGATAAAGTCGGTCCAGTGCACCGACGAGCGTGTTCGACTGATGCGCGAGATCATCACGGGCATCCAGGCGATTAAAATGTACGCCTGGGAGCTACCGTTCGAGCGAATCGTGTCCTACATCCGCAAAAAGGAAGTTGATGTTAATCGACGTAGGGACTTCATTACAGTTCTTCACTTCTCCTTGTCCGTGTTTGTTAGTCGTGCCTCGACTTTTATCAGTTTGGTGGGCTACGCTATGATAGCCCAGGTCCTTACATCCGAAGTTGCCTTCCTAATCATCGCTTATTACAACATCCTGCGCGAAACGATGTCGATTTTCTTTGCTATGGGCATTACGCAGACGGCGGAATACTGGGTTTCCCTTAAGCGTGTCCAAGCCTTCTTACAATTGGAAGAGATGGATCAAATAACTGCTGTGGAAGATCCAGAAGAGAATGAGGTTGAGGGGGAGGAAACGACACTACTTTCATCCACTCCTCATACTAAGCTCGTACCTCGTCCATTGGGGGCTGAGCTTTATGTTTATGGATTAACAGCAAAATGGGACCCCAAATCTCCAGAATGCACTCTGAATGAAGTAAGCTTGCAGATAAAATCGGGCACCTTACTGGCGGTTGTGGGTCTCACAGGCTCCGGTAAGTCCAGTTTGCTCCAAGCTATTCTCGGGGAACTGCCCGTCTTGTCGGGAGAGATCAAGAAGAGAGGATCCATATCGTATGCTGCCCAGGAACCGTGGCTCTTCTCCGGAACTGTGCGCCAAAACATCCTCTTTGGACAGCCCATGGACCACCAAAGGTATTGGAAAGTGGTGAAGGATTGTGCTTTAGAGCGTGACTTCGACCTGCTTCCATTTAAGGACCAAACTATTGTGGGCGATCGAGGAGCTTCCCTTTCGGGAGGGCAGAAGGCGAGGATTAGTTTGGCAAGGGCGGTGTATCGGGAAGCCTCCATCTACCTCTTGGACGATCCACTCAGTGCGGTAGATACCCACGTAGCCCGCCACATTTTCGAGAAGTGCATCCGTGGATATCTGCGTGATCGTATCGTCATCCTGGTCACACATCAATTGCAGTTTATTCAGCAATGCGATGAGGTCATGGTGTTGGACAAGGGTCAAGCGGTGGCTGCGGGGTCTTTCGAATCCCTACGTAATTCGGGAGTCGACTTTACAATACTCCTGAAACAAGCAGAGAGCGATGGGACGGAAAAGAAATCGGAGGAGGTGCCAGAAGGCCCTTCGCCATTGAAGATGCAAAGAAACCAGAGTGAGAGGTCCTTAAAGTCCTTGGGGGATCTCAATTCGGATGAAAAGAGCAATAAGCAAGAAAAGGGACAGGAGTACCAGGCCTCTGGCAAGGTCGGACTGGACGTGTACCTAAAATACATGAGGGCTGGCGGAGGCGTGACTGCTTTTTCGCTGATGCTTATAGCCTGGGCCATCTTCCAAGGACTTTCTTCGATGATTGACTTATTCCTGACCCACTG ggtcAATCACAACAAAGGCGAAAATAGTATGGAGGCTTCCGAAGGAAAAGAGTATCAGACGCTCATTTGGCTGCAGGACATGGGCTGGTCGCTGGACCCCAAACATTTTGAAATCTTGGTGTATTTCTTAATAGTAGTTCTAACCAATGTGGCTTATCTTATTGCTATTATGATGCTGTTTAGGTGCACTATAGCGGCCTCTGTTAGGATGCATAATTCCATGTACAGAGGAATTTCCCGAGCTTCCATGTATTTTTTCAACACAAATCCTTCTGGCCAGATTCTGAATCGATTTTCTAAGGACTTAGTTCAGATAGGTGAGGTCCTGCCAAGAGCCTTACAAGACTTCATAAAAAGTTTCTTCGCCCTAATGGGAGTTGCTACTATAATAGCCGTAGTGAATCCTATACTCCTCATTCCGACCATCGTCCTAGGCTTTCTTTTCTATCAGGTGCgcgttttttatttgaaaacctCACGGGATTTGAAACGGATTGAGGCCATAG CTCGATCACCTGTCTACTCACATGTCACGGCATCCCTCTCCGGCTTGTCCACTATTCGGGCCTTTGAGTCTAGGCACCTCCTGGAACAGGAGTTCGATAGTTATCAGGACATGCACAGCTCAGCCCATTTCATGCTATTAAGCTGCTCACGTGCTTTCGCTAATTGGctggattttttttgtggaatttACACAGCCATTGTAACGATCAGCTTCTCCTTTTTTCCACCAGAAAATGGAGCTCTGGTGGGACTGGCCATAACTCAG GCCATGAGCTTAGTAGCTTATGTACAGTGGGGATTGCGTCAATCCGCCGAAGTGGAGAACATTATGACTGCAGTGGAGCGAGTGGTGGAGTATGAGGAAATTGAGCCGGAGGGTGACCTTGAGGCACTTGATGACAAGAAGCCCCCAAAGTCTTGGCCAGAGGAGGGAAACATTGTCTTTGACGAGCTAAGTCTGCGCTACGTGCCCGACCCCAAGGCGGAGAATGTCCTTAAGGCCCTCAGCTTTGAGATCAAGCCTCAGGAGAAGGTGGGCATTGTGGGTCGCACCGGGGCAGGAAAGTCATCACTAATCAACGCCTTGTTCTGCTTGTCCTACAACGACGGAATCATCCTCATCGACAAGAGAGACACCGACGGAATGGGCTTGCATGATCTGCGTAGGAAGATCTCCATTATTCCTCAAGAGCCGGTTCTCTTCTCTGGTAGTATTCGATACAATTTGGATCCCTTTGAGGAGTACAGCGATGAGAAACTTTGGCGTTCTCTGGAAGAGGTAAAGCTCAAGGAAGTAGTAGCGGATTTGCCGTGCGGGCTGCAGAGCAAAATCGCGGACGGTGGAACTAATTTCAGTGTGGGTCAGAGGCAGTTGGTCTGCCTGGCCAGGGCAATTCTCCGCGAGAACCGCATCCTGGTGATGGACGAGGCCACGTCAAATGTAGATCCCCAGACGGACGGCCTCATACAGGCCACCATTCGGAACAAGTTTAAGAAGTGCACAGTGCTCACGATAGCCCATCGCCTGCACACTATCATGGACTCTGACAAGGTGCTGGTCATGGACGCAGGTCGGGTGCTGGAGTTCGGCACTCCCTACGAGCTGCTGACGGAGGCAGACTCCAAGGTGTTCCATGGCATGGTAAAGCAGACGGGGCAGGTTACCTACGACGCGCTGCTCAAGATCGCACAAAGGGTACGATCGTTTTga
- the LOC122322243 gene encoding probable multidrug resistance-associated protein lethal(2)03659 → MNPRVYSLGNQLGILWDQDMKTSRGKPSLIRVLLRKHGWYFGLLGLVVVFMEVVLRGLAPLLLRGLIYQYNQDTGSETNGSVYAGALILSNMLGSIIFHPYRHAMTHMGFKIRVGLSSLVYRKALRLSKASLSHTTSGHVVNLISNDLGQFDSIPYHGHYLLVGPLQTILITYVMYHEIGFASVLGVAFMLLFIPLNLYVGKISARLRLKSVQCTDDRVRLMSEIITGIQAIKMYAWELPFERIVSYIRKKEVNVNRRRDFISGIILFLAIFVARVSTFLSLAVYAILGHVLNSEVAFLIIAYYNILRMSMSIFFALGITVTADFWVSLKRVQAFLQLEEMEQITAVEDPEEDKVEGEETLLLSSTPHTKLVPRPLGSELYVSGLTAKWDPKSPECTLNEVSLQIKSGTLLAVVGLTGSGKSSLLQAILGELPVLSGEINKRGSISYAAQEPWLFSGTVRQNILFGQPMDHQRYWKVVKDCALERDFDLLPFKDQTIVGDRGASLSGGQKARISLARAVYREASIYLLDDPLSAVDTHVARHIFEKCIRGYLRDRIVILVTHQLQFIQQCDEVMVLDKGQAVAAGSFESLRNSGVDFAIFLKQAESDGTEKKSEEVPEGPSPLKMQRNQSERSLKSLEDLNSDEKSNKQEKGQEHQASGKVGLDVYLKYMRAGGGVTAFSLMLIAWAVFQGLSSMIDLFLTYWVNHNKGENSMEVSEGKEYQTLIWLQDMGWSLDPKHFEILVYFLIVVLTNVAYLIAIMMLFRFTIAASVRMHNSMYRGISRASMYFFNTNPSGQILNRFSKDLVQIGEVLPCAVIYLLESFFALVGVAIIIAVVNPILLIPTIVLAFLFYQLQVFYLKTSRDLKRIEAIARSPVYSHVTASLSGLSTIRAFESRHLLEQEFDSYQDMHSSAHFMLLSCSRAFANWLDFSCGIYTAIVTISFSFFPPENGALVGLAITQAMRLVDYVQWGLRQSAEVENIMTAVERVVEYEEIEPEGDLEAPDDKKPPKSWPEEGNIVFDELSLRYVPDPKADNVLKALSFEIKPQEKVGIVGRTGAGKSSLINALFRLSYNDGIILIDKKNTDGMGLHDLRRKISIIPQEPVLFSGSIRYNLDPFEEYSDEKLWRSLEEVKLKEVVADLPCGLQSKIADGGSNFSVGQRQLVCLARAILRENRILVMDEATSNVDPQTDGLIQATIRNKFKKCTVLTIAHRLHTIMDSDKVLVMDAGRVVEFGTPYELLTEADSKVFHGMVKQTGQATYDALLKIAQRHRLLR, encoded by the exons ATGAACCCGAGAGTCT ATTCTTTGGGAAACCAATTAGGTATCCTATGGGACCAAGATATGAAAACTTCAAGGGGTAAGCCCAGCCTTATAAGGGTTCTTCTGCGAAAGCATGGCTGGTACTTCGGACTTCTCGGGCTCGTGGTGGTTTTCATGGAGGTTGTGCTCCGAGGGCTGGCACCGCTTCTTCTGCGGGGTCTTATATATCAATACAATCAAGATACGGGCTCTGAAACGAATGGGAGTGTTTACGCAGGCGCACTAATCCTGTCCAACATGCTAGGATCGATCATTTTCCATCCATACCGTCACGCCATGACCCATATGG GTTTCAAGATTCGCGTGGGCTTGAGCAGTTTGGTTTATCGAAAGGCTCTGCGGCTAAGCAAAGCATCGTTAAGTCACACCACGTCAGGACATGTGGTTAATCTGATATCCAACGATTTGGGACAATTTGACAGCATACCTTATCATGGTCACTACCTGTTGGTGGGTCCTTTGCAAACGATTCTAATAACTTATGTGATGTACCATGAG ATTGGATTTGCTTCCGTACTGGGAGTGGCTTTTATGCTGCTCTTTATCCCATTAAATCTATACGTAGGAAAAATATCGGCACGGCTGAGGCTAAAGTCGGTCCAGTGCACCGACGATCGAGTGCGTTTGATGAGCGAGATCATCACGGGCATCCAGGCGATTAAAATGTACGCCTGGGAGCTTCCGTTTGAGCGAATTGTGTCCTACATCCGAAAAAAGGAAGTTAATGTTAATCGACGTAGGGACTTCATTTCAGGGATCATCTTATTCTTGGCGATCTTTGTCGCCCGTGTCTCTACATTTCTCAGCTTGGCGGTCTACGCTATTTTGGGCCATGTGCTTAATTCAGAAGTTGCCTTCCTAATCATCGCTTATTACAACATCCTGCGCATGTCGATGTCTATTTTCTTTGCCTTGGGCATTACTGTGACGGCGGATTTCTGGGTTTCCCTCAAACGAGTCCAAGCCTTCTTACAATTGGAAGAGATGGAACAAATAACTGCGGTGGAAGACCCAGAAGAGGATAAGGTTGAAGGCGAGGAAACTTTACTACTTTCATCCACTCCTCATACTAAGCTCGTACCGCGTCCATTGGGATCAGAGCTTTATGTTTCTGGATTAACAGCCAAATGGGACCCCAAATCTCCAGAATGCACTCTGAATGAAGTAAGCTTGCAGATAAAATCGGGTACCTTACTGGCGGTTGTGGGTCTCACCGGCTCCGGTAAGTCCAGTCTGCTCCAAGCTATTCTCGGGGAACTGCCCGTCTTGTCGGGAGAGATCAACAAGAGAGGATCCATATCGTATGCTGCCCAGGAACCGTGGCTCTTCTCCGGAACTGTGCGACAAAACATCCTCTTTGGACAGCCCATGGACCACCAAAGGTATTGGAAAGTGGTGAAGGATTGTGCTTTAGAGCGTGACTTCGACCTGCTTCCATTTAAGGACCAAACTATTGTGGGCGATCGAGGAGCTTCCCTTTCGGGAGGGCAGAAGGCGAGGATTAGTTTGGCCAGGGCGGTGTATCGGGAGGCTTCCATCTACCTCTTGGACGATCCACTCAGTGCGGTAGATACCCACGTAGCCCGCCACATTTTCGAGAAGTGCATCCGTGGATATCTGCGTGATCGTATCGTCATCCTGGTCACACATCAATTGCAGTTTATTCAGCAATGCGATGAGGTCATGGTGTTGGACAAGGGGCAAGCGGTGGCTGCAGGCTCTTTTGAATCCCTACGTAATTCGGGAGTCGACTTTGCAATATTCTTGAAACAAGCAGAGAGCGATGGGACGGAAAAGAAATCGGAGGAGGTGCCAGAGGGCCCTTCGCCATTGAAGATGCAAAGGAACCAGAGTGAGAGGTCCTTAAAGTCCTTGGAGGATCTCAATTCGGATGAAAAGAGCAATAAGCAAGAAAAGGGACAGGAGCACCAAGCCTCTGGCAAGGTCGGACTGGACGTGTACCTAAAATACATGAGGGCTGGCGGAGGCGTGACTGCTTTTTCGCTGATGCTTATAGCCTGGGCCGTCTTCCAAGGACTTTCTTCGATGATTGACTTATTCCTGACCTACTG ggtcAATCACAACAAAGGCGAAAATAGTATGGAGGTTTCCGAAGGAAAAGAGTATCAGACGCTCATTTGGCTGCAGGACATGGGCTGGTCGCTGGACCCCAAACATTTTGAAATCTTGGTGTATTTCTTGATAGTAGTTTTAACCAATGTGGCTTATCTTATTGCTATTATGATGCTGTTCAGGTTCACTATAGCGGCCTCTGTTAGGATGCATAATTCCATGTACAGAGGAATTTCCCGAGCTTCCATGTATTTTTTCAACACAAATCCTTCTGGCCAGATTCTGAATCGATTTTCCAAGGATTTGGTACAAATAGGTGAGGTTCTGCCGTGTGCCGTGATTTATCTTTTGGAGAGTTTCTTCGCCCTAGTGGGAGTTGCTATTATTATAGCCGTAGTGAATCCTATACTCCTCATTCCGACCATCGTCCTAGCCTTCCTTTTCTATCAGCTGCAAGTCTTTTATTTGAAAACCTCGCGGGATTTGAAACGGATTGAGGCCATAG CTCGATCACCCGTCTATTCACATGTTACGGCATCCCTCTCCGGCTTGTCCACTATTCGGGCCTTTGAGTCTAGGCACCTCCTGGAACAGGAGTTCGATAGTTATCAGGACATGCACAGCTCAGCCCATTTCATGCTCTTAAGCTGCTCACGTGCTTTCGCTAATTGGCTGGATTTTTCTTGTGGAATTTACACTGCCATTGTAACGATCAGCTTCTCTTTTTTTCCTCCTGAAAATGGGGCTCTGGTGGGACTGGCCATAACTCAG GCCATGCGCTTAGTAGATTATGTGCAGTGGGGATTGCGTCAATCCGCCGAAGTGGAGAACATTATGACTGCAGTGGAGCGAGTGGTGGAGTACGAGGAAATTGAGCCGGAGGGTGACCTTGAGGCACCGGATGACAAGAAGCCTCCAAAGTCTTGGCCAGAGGAGGGAAACATTGTCTTTGACGAGCTAAGTCTGCGCTACGTGCCGGACCCCAAGGCGGACAATGTCCTTAAGGCCCTCAGCTTTGAGATTAAGCCTCAGGAGAAGGTGGGCATCGTGGGTCGCACCGGGGCAGGAAAGTCGTCACTAATCAACGCCTTGTTCCGCTTGTCCTACAACGACGGAATCATCCTCATCGACAAGAAAAACACCGACGGAATGGGCTTGCATGATCTGCGTAGGAAGATCTCCATTATTCCTCAAGAGCCGGTTCTCTTCTCTGGTAGTATTCGATACAATTTGGATCCCTTTGAGGAGTACAGCGATGAGAAACTTTGGCGTTCTCTGGAAGAGGTAAAGCTCAAGGAAGTAGTAGCGGATTTGCCATGCGGGCTGCAGAGCAAGATCGCGGACGGTGGATCTAATTTCAGTGTGGGTCAGCGCCAGTTGGTCTGCCTGGCCAGGGCCATTCTGCGTGAGAACCGCATCCTAGTGATGGACGAGGCCACGTCAAATGTAGATCCCCAGACGGACGGCCTCATACAGGCCACCATTCGGAACAAGTTTAAGAAGTGCACAGTGCTCACGATAGCCCATCGCCTGCACACGATCATGGACTCGGACAAGGTGCTGGTCATGGATGCCGGACGGGTGGTGGAATTCGGCACTCCCTACGAGCTGCTGACGGAGGCAGACTCCAAGGTGTTCCATGGCATGGTAAAGCAGACGGGGCAGGCTACCTACGACGCGCTGCTCAAGATCGCACAAAGG CATCGCCTCTTaagataa